In Maridesulfovibrio frigidus DSM 17176, a genomic segment contains:
- a CDS encoding tail fiber protein yields MRFTHNIRSKYLLIFMLLLFVSVHSSAIAGDATSFDPTSITVEAKAISGVPIGGVIPWTSGTVPEGFLECNGQSTSAYADLAAIVGSTVPDLRGEFIRGWDHGKGVDGGRSLRSIQSQQLGSHQHQSGWGEANGAGHAYAPFGSGGSGHAGSGSSDTDNNMWYTDDGSALNGGRVGAETRPRNYSMMYIIKAE; encoded by the coding sequence ATGAGATTCACACACAATATTAGATCTAAATATCTTTTAATTTTTATGCTTCTACTTTTCGTTTCTGTGCATTCCTCAGCAATCGCAGGGGATGCAACAAGTTTTGATCCGACAAGTATAACTGTTGAGGCTAAAGCAATCAGCGGAGTACCAATCGGCGGTGTAATTCCATGGACTTCCGGAACTGTTCCCGAAGGATTTCTTGAATGCAACGGTCAATCAACCTCCGCCTATGCAGACCTTGCGGCAATAGTCGGTAGCACTGTTCCAGATCTCCGGGGTGAATTTATTCGCGGCTGGGATCACGGCAAAGGAGTTGATGGGGGGCGGAGTCTGAGAAGTATACAATCACAGCAACTTGGCTCCCATCAGCATCAAAGTGGATGGGGCGAAGCTAATGGCGCAGGACATGCCTATGCTCCTTTTGGTTCTGGAGGAAGTGGCCATGCGGGATCAGGGAGTTCCGATACGGACAATAATATGTGGTACACGGATGACGGTAGTGCACTAAATGGTGGACGTGTTGGTGCAGAAACACGACCGCGCAATTATTCCATGATGTACATCATCAAGGCTGAATAG
- a CDS encoding TrbI/VirB10 family protein yields the protein MSDSPNSLTRPIRATKSGNRIVYLGIAVATILVLVFVYSLSQSGKKNDSIETGKAAVIETDLKQPLAAPETLGLSTPPQEEEKEPLPEPLTERPLVTVVRAAEPSEIEKQHRKELQELRTFKLERMRAALAAPLKIQTAMPDKNERKIVQTSFNDVRARHPLTATEASTGIPGDLDDQQEKEEFLNSRAAKDGSWQLPYERVPGKRFELKTGSVITGIMISGINSDLPGQIIGQVSKNIYDTASGTYMLIPQGSRMIGVYDSRVAVGQSRVLVAWNRIIFPDGSSITLGVMPGTDIGGYAGYSGDVDNHYLKTFGSAAIMSLISGGTAYAMDSFNKGSSASQTPTLQDELGSAVASQLGQSTLQLLQMNVKLKPAISTEPGKRFNMVVTKDIVFARPYLPYRSQ from the coding sequence ATGTCAGATTCTCCTAACAGCCTCACGCGCCCTATTAGAGCGACTAAAAGCGGTAACAGAATTGTCTACTTAGGCATTGCCGTTGCTACTATTTTGGTCCTTGTGTTTGTCTATTCACTATCTCAATCCGGCAAAAAAAATGACAGCATTGAAACAGGAAAAGCTGCTGTTATCGAAACTGACCTTAAGCAACCATTGGCGGCTCCTGAAACTCTTGGACTATCCACTCCTCCTCAAGAAGAAGAGAAAGAGCCTTTACCAGAGCCGCTAACGGAAAGACCACTCGTAACAGTTGTACGCGCTGCCGAACCTTCAGAAATTGAGAAGCAACACAGAAAAGAGCTGCAAGAACTACGAACATTCAAACTGGAAAGAATGAGAGCTGCTCTTGCCGCGCCGCTCAAAATTCAAACGGCCATGCCGGATAAAAATGAGCGGAAGATAGTGCAAACTTCTTTCAATGATGTCCGCGCAAGACATCCTTTAACTGCTACAGAAGCATCAACAGGTATTCCGGGAGATTTAGATGATCAGCAGGAAAAAGAAGAATTTCTAAATTCCCGCGCAGCCAAAGATGGTTCGTGGCAACTGCCTTATGAGCGTGTCCCCGGCAAAAGATTTGAACTTAAAACAGGTTCCGTCATCACCGGCATCATGATCTCAGGAATTAATTCAGATCTCCCCGGTCAGATAATCGGGCAAGTAAGCAAGAATATTTATGACACCGCAAGTGGAACTTACATGCTTATCCCTCAAGGCTCCAGAATGATCGGAGTCTATGATTCACGGGTAGCTGTAGGTCAATCCAGAGTTCTGGTTGCATGGAATCGCATAATTTTTCCTGACGGGTCTTCAATCACTCTCGGCGTAATGCCAGGCACGGATATAGGAGGTTACGCCGGCTATTCAGGGGATGTGGATAACCATTACCTGAAAACATTCGGCTCGGCGGCTATCATGAGTTTGATAAGCGGCGGTACGGCTTATGCCATGGACTCTTTCAACAAAGGATCTTCGGCAAGCCAGACGCCAACTCTTCAAGATGAACTCGGATCAGCTGTGGCCAGCCAACTAGGCCAGTCCACTCTTCAATTACTCCAAATGAATGTGAAGCTGAAGCCAGCAATATCCACCGAACCGGGCAAGAGATTCAATATGGTTGTCACCAAAGATATTGTTTTTGCACGCCCATACCTCCCTTACAGGAGCCAGTAA
- a CDS encoding type IV secretory system conjugative DNA transfer family protein — MNDQYGLGESTKKSNIWLLYLLFMVAVTLIAMSYATQHTAELYGHHKALGNTVYRQFYWPWMIVIWFQKLSSSKSLNHIIAIAQVIFIGPQVVVLGFAQLFMRKPEGISDIHGTAHWATKKEITKAGLLQNTGVYVGGWQNKEVLHYLRHDGPEHIMAFAPTRSGKGVGLVLPTLLSWDESSIILDIKGENYALTSGWRKSQGHKVLKFDPTDASQKSTRYNPLAEIRLDGPHAIPDAQNVANMIVDPDGKGLKDYWNKAAFGFLGGTILHCMILCRINENRHATLNDLSLMLADEDKEMTELFEEMLNTDHVTYLDMLFGTKMDELAVKAVKQFISSAAREMLNKAGAELSGVVSTAVANMALYRDPVVAWATSGCDFRISDLMNFEKPVSLYLVIRPSDIDRLRPLIRLILNIVLRRLTENMEFENGAAKATYKHRLLLMLDEFPALGRMEIFERALAFMAGYGIKAYIITQDLTQLQSAYGKEESIMSNCHIRIAYAPNKIETAQALSKMTGEATVIQKKTSLSGSRSGHLGRASVSISEVKRSLLTPDECMRLPGAEKENGKIIRPGDMLIFPAGFAPIYGKQILFFLDPEFLKRAKITAPDKSDILAEIGPNKEEPAKADTQAKTKADRKELDDLIEATEVHE; from the coding sequence ATGAACGATCAATACGGACTCGGTGAAAGCACAAAAAAAAGCAATATATGGTTGCTCTATTTACTCTTTATGGTCGCAGTCACCCTAATAGCGATGAGCTATGCCACCCAGCATACAGCCGAACTATATGGACATCATAAAGCTCTGGGAAACACGGTCTATAGACAATTTTACTGGCCGTGGATGATTGTAATTTGGTTTCAGAAACTATCCTCAAGCAAAAGTTTGAACCACATTATTGCGATCGCGCAGGTTATATTTATCGGGCCGCAAGTTGTTGTACTCGGCTTTGCTCAACTCTTCATGAGAAAGCCTGAAGGAATCAGCGATATTCATGGAACAGCCCACTGGGCAACCAAAAAGGAAATAACAAAAGCAGGGTTGCTTCAAAACACCGGCGTTTATGTTGGAGGCTGGCAGAACAAGGAAGTCCTTCACTATCTGCGTCACGACGGTCCGGAACACATTATGGCCTTCGCCCCTACCCGCTCCGGGAAAGGTGTAGGCCTTGTTCTGCCGACTTTGCTCTCATGGGATGAGAGTTCCATTATTTTAGACATCAAGGGTGAGAACTATGCACTAACTTCTGGGTGGAGAAAATCTCAAGGGCATAAAGTTCTGAAGTTTGATCCGACCGATGCCTCTCAAAAATCTACACGATATAATCCTTTGGCTGAAATAAGACTTGATGGACCTCATGCCATTCCCGATGCCCAAAATGTTGCCAACATGATCGTTGATCCTGACGGAAAAGGACTCAAGGACTACTGGAATAAAGCAGCGTTCGGATTTTTAGGCGGAACAATTCTTCATTGCATGATTTTATGCAGGATCAATGAAAATCGGCATGCCACTCTCAACGACCTTTCTCTGATGCTTGCTGATGAAGACAAAGAAATGACTGAACTTTTTGAAGAAATGCTGAATACAGATCATGTCACCTATCTAGACATGCTCTTTGGCACTAAAATGGATGAATTAGCGGTCAAGGCTGTAAAGCAGTTCATATCCTCTGCTGCCCGCGAAATGCTGAACAAAGCCGGTGCAGAACTTTCAGGGGTTGTTTCCACTGCTGTGGCCAACATGGCTCTTTACCGTGATCCAGTTGTTGCATGGGCTACTTCCGGTTGCGATTTCCGCATTTCCGATCTCATGAATTTTGAAAAACCTGTTTCCCTTTACCTTGTGATCAGGCCTTCAGACATCGACCGCCTTCGCCCTCTTATCAGACTTATTCTGAACATTGTCCTGCGCCGCCTCACAGAAAACATGGAATTTGAAAACGGAGCTGCCAAGGCAACATATAAGCATCGACTGTTGCTTATGCTTGATGAATTCCCCGCTCTGGGACGCATGGAAATTTTTGAACGCGCTCTGGCCTTCATGGCCGGCTACGGAATCAAAGCCTACATCATTACGCAGGATCTCACCCAGCTTCAATCTGCATACGGGAAAGAAGAATCCATCATGAGTAACTGCCATATCAGAATTGCATATGCTCCAAACAAGATTGAAACAGCGCAAGCTCTATCAAAAATGACTGGAGAAGCCACAGTCATCCAGAAAAAGACTTCACTTTCGGGAAGTAGATCAGGGCACCTTGGCAGAGCGAGTGTAAGCATTTCAGAAGTTAAACGCAGTTTGCTTACACCTGATGAATGTATGCGCCTCCCTGGAGCAGAAAAGGAAAACGGAAAAATCATCCGTCCCGGTGACATGCTCATCTTTCCCGCCGGATTTGCGCCAATCTACGGCAAGCAAATTCTTTTCTTTCTTGATCCTGAATTTCTTAAAAGGGCCAAGATTACAGCCCCTGACAAATCAGACATTCTCGCAGAAATTGGCCCCAACAAAGAAGAGCCTGCAAAGGCAGATACCCAGGCTAAAACCAAAGCCGACCGCAAAGAACTCGACGACCTCATTGAAGCGACAGAAGTCCATGAATAA
- a CDS encoding DUF1937 family protein: MSYIPSKLHSDQKKTPLKIYLACPYTHPDPEVRTNRYEAVNIAAARLITAGYIVYSPISHSHGITNTGLPMDWTFWKRIDQEFIRWADQLWILKLEGWEESHGIGAELEFAASEFKVVRFVSPEHYNVSSF; encoded by the coding sequence ATGAGCTATATCCCATCAAAACTGCACTCTGATCAGAAAAAAACACCTCTGAAAATATATCTGGCATGCCCGTACACACATCCAGATCCGGAAGTGCGAACTAACCGCTATGAAGCTGTTAACATTGCCGCCGCAAGGCTTATTACCGCGGGCTATATTGTTTACTCCCCGATTTCGCATTCACACGGAATCACGAATACAGGGTTGCCCATGGATTGGACTTTCTGGAAACGCATTGATCAAGAATTTATTCGCTGGGCCGATCAGCTCTGGATTCTTAAACTCGAAGGTTGGGAAGAATCGCACGGGATTGGGGCTGAACTCGAATTTGCCGCAAGTGAATTCAAGGTAGTCAGATTTGTTTCTCCTGAACATTACAACGTATCCTCTTTCTAA
- a CDS encoding helix-turn-helix domain-containing protein, with amino-acid sequence MTSTARKYYQPNGSDTNGDRHQKQADTDHLKMLMRRDIAAFYNALSGTGRRILAALIQSAPAMDAPYSIVISSLQYAAKCSKLSVLRSLPKGENAGLFHREINSSGRRHGTIVTLYKERCEFFISLFKHEYGLLADTDHDWYQKENVTKGDRYQTVIGNKVDQIVKNQSLCISTSDKTDALFNRLSDQGKRVFGIICSHSVEAKQDEVSLVIQAIARKAACSEVTARRVIKHGHDAGIYSKRIHERGPRFGIILQLNNEPITRIQDLLKSYPPHFDTNADRYQTGVTNHDRYHDRNDTDLDTKGDRYHVTNADSLAKQHVNPCQPRADENQGRSFNTNTDRYQNPPFLDRQIKSLSSSEESEEEKWTRRLLSISRDDFQVLWPSLHNKRFGPDQIRQIVEHRLSFGETILDIEESLHAAHWELENETFPETRKGVCNYLFATLKSKGTWRRPVGFLTPNEQALANAKKADKTRTELKNIETQKIEKAEQDLQNHDFENWLNSLDNSEIESIDSKCHLNLNSDTAKRGWRKTYWAKNIQEAAA; translated from the coding sequence ATGACTTCAACGGCACGGAAATACTATCAACCAAATGGTTCTGATACCAATGGTGATCGACATCAGAAACAAGCTGACACCGATCACCTGAAAATGCTTATGCGCCGTGACATAGCCGCCTTTTATAATGCCCTCTCCGGAACAGGCAGAAGGATACTTGCCGCCCTAATCCAATCTGCTCCGGCAATGGATGCGCCGTATTCTATTGTCATTTCCAGCCTTCAATATGCCGCTAAATGCAGCAAACTTAGCGTATTACGTTCTCTCCCGAAAGGTGAGAACGCAGGGCTGTTTCACAGAGAAATAAACAGCTCCGGACGTAGGCACGGAACGATCGTGACCTTATATAAAGAACGTTGCGAGTTCTTTATAAGCCTGTTCAAACATGAATACGGTTTGCTCGCTGATACCGATCATGATTGGTATCAAAAGGAGAATGTTACCAAAGGTGATCGGTATCAAACCGTTATTGGTAACAAGGTTGACCAAATAGTAAAAAATCAATCTCTTTGTATAAGCACTTCTGATAAAACAGATGCTCTTTTTAACCGTTTATCCGATCAGGGTAAGCGAGTGTTTGGTATCATATGCTCCCACTCTGTAGAAGCGAAGCAGGACGAAGTAAGTCTTGTAATTCAGGCAATTGCCAGAAAAGCAGCATGTAGCGAAGTCACAGCACGCAGGGTGATCAAACACGGCCATGATGCTGGTATATACTCTAAAAGAATCCACGAACGCGGGCCCCGCTTTGGTATCATTCTCCAATTAAATAATGAGCCTATTACCCGTATTCAGGATCTTTTAAAATCCTATCCACCACATTTTGATACCAATGCTGATCGATATCAAACAGGTGTTACCAATCATGATCGGTATCATGACCGCAATGATACCGATCTTGATACCAAAGGTGATCGGTATCATGTTACCAATGCCGATTCATTAGCAAAACAGCATGTTAACCCTTGCCAACCAAGAGCTGATGAGAATCAAGGACGCTCTTTTAATACCAATACTGATCGGTATCAAAATCCACCCTTCTTAGATAGACAGATAAAAAGTCTATCTAGTTCAGAAGAATCAGAAGAGGAAAAGTGGACGCGCCGGTTGCTATCAATCAGCCGCGATGATTTTCAAGTCCTCTGGCCCAGCCTGCACAACAAAAGGTTTGGTCCTGATCAGATCCGCCAGATTGTAGAACACCGGCTTTCTTTCGGAGAAACAATCCTCGACATCGAAGAGTCCTTGCACGCCGCACATTGGGAACTGGAAAATGAAACCTTCCCTGAAACCCGTAAAGGAGTCTGCAATTATCTATTCGCAACTCTGAAATCAAAAGGAACATGGCGCAGGCCTGTTGGATTTTTAACCCCGAATGAGCAAGCTCTTGCGAACGCAAAGAAGGCCGACAAAACCCGCACGGAACTGAAAAATATTGAAACGCAGAAAATTGAAAAGGCTGAACAAGATCTACAAAATCATGATTTTGAAAACTGGCTTAACTCGTTAGACAATTCTGAGATCGAGTCCATTGACTCAAAGTGCCATCTGAATCTCAACAGTGATACGGCAAAACGCGGCTGGCGTAAGACCTACTGGGCCAAAAATATTCAAGAGGCCGCAGCGTGA
- the traF gene encoding conjugative transfer signal peptidase TraF, which translates to MKSLALTLFICHAVTIIFLIHEVGYRVNFTDSMPHGIYQILPGKPAKGDLVTFSLREDNPYFQISLERNYLGLNKNGPLLKVFAGVAGDYIQVSTMGVSVNETLLPRSKQKESDRYGRNLPVLLHSTIIPSAKGLVMSTYTENSFDGRYFGLVDMDRMQRVVPVLTFNPEEKNIAKYSYPKCGRKLDHIPPTNEKISLWICNSYPACHYWTTKPEEQAETLIVAAQTKE; encoded by the coding sequence GTGAAAAGTCTCGCCCTGACTCTTTTCATCTGCCATGCAGTGACAATTATCTTCCTGATTCACGAGGTTGGCTATCGCGTTAATTTCACAGACTCTATGCCCCATGGCATTTATCAGATTCTTCCCGGCAAGCCGGCTAAAGGTGATCTGGTTACTTTCAGCCTCCGTGAAGACAATCCATATTTTCAAATTTCGCTTGAGCGTAATTATCTGGGTCTAAACAAAAACGGTCCTCTCCTAAAAGTCTTTGCAGGAGTAGCAGGAGATTACATTCAAGTTTCCACTATGGGCGTATCTGTAAACGAGACGTTGCTTCCACGTAGCAAACAAAAAGAATCTGATCGTTACGGAAGAAATCTTCCCGTCCTGCTTCACTCTACCATTATCCCCTCTGCAAAAGGACTCGTGATGTCCACTTACACCGAAAATAGCTTTGACGGCCGTTACTTCGGACTGGTGGACATGGACCGAATGCAGCGGGTCGTTCCTGTTTTAACCTTTAATCCGGAGGAGAAAAATATCGCTAAATACTCCTACCCAAAATGTGGACGTAAACTAGACCACATACCGCCAACCAATGAAAAGATATCTCTGTGGATTTGCAACAGCTACCCAGCTTGCCACTACTGGACAACCAAACCAGAGGAACAGGCTGAAACGTTAATAGTTGCAGCACAAACAAAGGAATAA
- a CDS encoding DNA topoisomerase has translation MRLFIAEKKDVAEAISIAMGGPSKPSGASFFINGDHITWLWGHVLRLTDPEEHDDRYKKWSLSVLPMDWPISYAPEERHIPHLKKVIELASNATELINAGDPDPEGQRLVDEVIEYAGLEGKPIKRILINDNNSPAILKAIENIEDNEKYRGLSMSALARAVCDQRYGYNLTRCFTLKAREKGYDGVLSVGRVQTPILGLVVARDRAHEAHKKQAYHNIKAQINMSDSRSISADYIPVSTDPMDEKGRIIDAVFARKIVNEVQGQPVSILSVESVNRKNSPPQPYNLLALQADAAGLWNYKPKAVLEITQRLRDRHKAITYNRSDCRFLNDDRHSEAPELLKNLSSAFGEMAEYANPNLKSKAFNSKKVGAHHAIIPTMNVPDLNKLSEDERRIYELIARLYIAQFYPPAEFTATKVQLEIAGHTFVAEGRLNAVPGWRCLNQADLKDFEKAEKQKELHKLQKSESGHVESAESTKTFTKPPARYSMKTLLKDLTGVAKYVTDPEIKKLLLDKDSDKQDESGGIGTPATRDSHIDTLFRRNFIAEEGKHITSTEIGRSFHDALPDFAVKPDMTALWHEKQKMIEAGEMDYQDLIAEVDKSVALEIERVMKNGLNIDIKSDGIQCPRCKKGILKSRQGPKGKFWGCSSYPECNAIVQDKDGKPNISSKPTKKPTGSSAHLCPECKSGLVRRPAKKQGVFWWGCSGYPECKFMAYDEEGKPKLEN, from the coding sequence ATGCGCTTATTTATAGCAGAAAAAAAGGATGTAGCTGAGGCAATTTCAATAGCAATGGGAGGACCGTCAAAGCCTTCCGGAGCTTCATTTTTTATAAATGGAGATCATATAACCTGGTTATGGGGACATGTTCTTCGTTTAACAGATCCTGAAGAACACGATGATCGGTATAAAAAATGGTCACTGAGTGTTCTGCCCATGGACTGGCCAATCAGCTATGCACCGGAAGAAAGGCATATTCCCCACCTCAAAAAAGTCATTGAGTTAGCAAGTAACGCAACTGAACTGATCAATGCCGGTGATCCAGATCCAGAAGGTCAGAGGCTGGTAGATGAAGTCATCGAGTACGCCGGACTTGAAGGAAAACCGATTAAAAGAATACTGATCAATGACAACAACAGCCCTGCAATCCTCAAAGCAATTGAAAACATTGAAGACAACGAAAAGTACAGAGGGCTGTCCATGTCTGCCCTGGCACGAGCGGTGTGTGATCAGCGGTATGGATACAATCTTACGCGCTGCTTCACTCTGAAGGCTCGTGAAAAAGGTTACGACGGAGTTCTTTCTGTCGGGCGAGTGCAGACTCCTATCCTCGGCCTTGTAGTTGCCCGCGACCGCGCACATGAGGCTCACAAAAAACAAGCTTATCACAACATTAAAGCTCAGATTAATATGTCGGACAGCAGGTCAATCAGTGCGGATTACATTCCTGTTTCAACTGATCCTATGGATGAAAAAGGCCGCATAATCGATGCTGTTTTTGCAAGGAAAATTGTAAACGAAGTCCAAGGACAACCCGTCTCAATATTGTCCGTGGAATCAGTGAATAGAAAGAACAGCCCACCCCAGCCATATAATTTGCTGGCTCTTCAAGCTGATGCCGCAGGGCTATGGAATTACAAACCGAAAGCGGTGCTTGAAATTACGCAGCGGCTCCGTGATCGCCATAAAGCAATTACTTACAACCGCAGTGATTGCCGTTTCTTAAATGACGATCGGCACAGTGAAGCTCCTGAGCTACTGAAAAATCTATCCTCAGCTTTTGGAGAAATGGCGGAATACGCTAATCCAAATCTAAAAAGTAAAGCTTTCAATTCAAAAAAGGTCGGAGCACATCACGCTATCATTCCCACAATGAACGTGCCGGACCTTAATAAATTATCCGAAGATGAACGCCGTATTTATGAGCTTATAGCACGCCTTTACATTGCTCAGTTTTATCCTCCAGCAGAATTTACAGCCACAAAAGTACAACTGGAAATTGCCGGGCATACTTTTGTGGCTGAAGGCAGACTCAATGCAGTTCCTGGCTGGAGATGTCTAAATCAGGCAGACCTTAAAGATTTTGAAAAGGCCGAAAAACAAAAAGAGCTACATAAACTGCAAAAATCTGAATCCGGACATGTTGAATCAGCTGAAAGCACAAAAACTTTCACAAAACCACCGGCCAGATATTCCATGAAAACCCTGCTTAAGGATCTGACCGGAGTCGCCAAGTATGTAACTGATCCTGAAATTAAAAAGCTGCTGCTCGATAAAGACAGCGATAAACAGGATGAGTCAGGCGGAATTGGGACACCGGCCACTCGGGATTCCCACATTGATACATTGTTTCGCAGAAATTTCATTGCTGAAGAAGGAAAGCACATAACCAGCACGGAAATCGGGCGCAGCTTTCACGATGCCCTGCCTGATTTTGCGGTCAAACCTGACATGACAGCTCTATGGCATGAAAAGCAAAAAATGATCGAAGCCGGTGAGATGGACTATCAGGATCTGATTGCCGAGGTGGACAAATCCGTTGCGCTAGAAATTGAGCGCGTTATGAAAAACGGCCTGAACATCGATATAAAAAGCGATGGAATCCAGTGCCCAAGATGCAAGAAGGGAATCCTCAAATCTAGACAAGGCCCAAAGGGGAAATTCTGGGGCTGCTCTAGCTATCCGGAGTGCAATGCAATTGTTCAAGACAAGGATGGGAAACCCAATATTTCATCCAAACCGACAAAAAAACCTACAGGATCATCGGCCCACCTTTGCCCAGAGTGCAAAAGTGGGCTCGTGCGGCGTCCCGCAAAAAAGCAAGGAGTCTTCTGGTGGGGATGCAGCGGTTATCCTGAGTGTAAATTCATGGCTTATGATGAAGAAGGTAAACCTAAATTGGAGAATTAA
- a CDS encoding Arm DNA-binding domain-containing protein: MEETASVWNSSTFNTDTNQKGQLTVRIIKDAKPKDKIYRLGDSNGLCLEVTPSGSKLWRLRYYFEGKAKMIGLGAFPETSLNKARKIRNEQQQTLKKGIDPSKERQKQQVNTKEVQEQAKIINKIDTLIRQLRNSKKSFKATTEPAE, translated from the coding sequence ATGGAAGAAACTGCTTCTGTTTGGAATTCAAGCACTTTCAACACAGATACGAATCAGAAAGGCCAACTAACTGTAAGAATAATAAAAGACGCAAAACCCAAAGACAAAATCTATCGACTGGGAGACTCTAACGGGCTTTGCCTGGAAGTAACTCCATCCGGATCTAAGCTATGGCGTTTGCGCTATTACTTCGAAGGAAAAGCCAAAATGATTGGTTTAGGGGCCTTCCCGGAAACAAGCTTGAATAAGGCAAGGAAGATTAGAAATGAACAACAGCAAACTCTCAAAAAGGGCATAGATCCCTCAAAAGAAAGACAAAAACAACAAGTAAATACCAAGGAGGTTCAGGAACAAGCCAAAATCATCAACAAAATAGATACCCTAATCAGGCAACTCAGAAACTCAAAAAAATCATTCAAAGCAACAACTGAACCCGCGGAGTAA